Proteins encoded together in one Musa acuminata AAA Group cultivar baxijiao chromosome BXJ3-6, Cavendish_Baxijiao_AAA, whole genome shotgun sequence window:
- the LOC103988499 gene encoding N-carbamoylputrescine amidase has product MVVVAALQFACSDSVSENVDTAERLVRAAHKKGANIVLIQELFEGYYFCQAQRADFFQHAKPYKEHPTILRMQKLAKELGVVIPVSFFEEANNAHYNSVAIIDADGTDLGLYRKSHIPDGPGYQEKFYFNPGDTGFKVFTTKFARIGVAICWDQWFPEAARAMALQGAEILFYPTAIGSEPQDEGLDSREHWKRVMQGHAGANLVPLVASNRIGKETIETEHGNSTITFYGNSFIAGPTGELVALANDKDEEILVAEFDLDKIKAQRLSWGIFRDRRPDLYKVLLTLDGAK; this is encoded by the exons GTTAGTAAGAGCTGCTCATAAGAAGGGGGCAAACATTGTTCTCATTCAG GAACTATTTGAGGGTTATTATTTCTGTCAAGCCCAACGAGCAGATTTCTTTCAACATGCTAAGCCATACAAAGAGCATCCTACAATTTTAAG GATGCAGAAACTTGCTAAGGAGTTAGGTGTTGTAATACCTGTGAGTTTCTTTGAAGAGGCAAATAATGCTCATTATAATTCAGTAGCAATTATTGATGCAGATGGGACGGACCTTGGTTTATACAGGAAATCACATATTCCAGATGGACCAG gcTACCAAGAAAAATTTTATTTCAACCCAGGAGACACTGGCTTCAAG GTATTCACAACCAAGTTTGCAAGGATTGGAGTTG CAATTTGCTGGGATCAGTGGTTTCCTGAAGCTGCTAGAGCTATGGCACTTCAGGGAGCTGAAATATTATTTTACCCTACTGCTATCGGATCAGAACCCCAAGATGAAGGGCTTGACTCTCGTGAACACTGGAAACGAGTAATGCAAGGACATGCTGGTGCTAATTTG GTCCCACTTGTAGCTTCTAACCGAATCGGAAAGGAGACGATCGAAACAGAACATGGAAACAGCACGATCACATTTTATGGCAATTCTTTCATAGCAG GACCAACTGGAGAACTGGTGGCACTTGCAAATGACAAGGATGAGGAGATTTTGGTTGCAGAGTTTGACTTGGATAAAATTAAAGCTCAGAGGCTCAGCTGGGGGATTTTTCGAGATCGGCGTCCAGACCTGTACAAGGTATTGTTAACCCTCGATGGTGCCAAATGA
- the LOC103988601 gene encoding NAC domain-containing protein 90-like translates to MTTVPPGYRFYPTEEELIGFYLQNKLENRREDMEQVIPVADMYCFDPWQLPPMSGEPCRGDGEQWFFFCPRQEREARGGRPTRTTPSGYWKATGSPSLVYSSANRVMGVKRTMVFHQGRAPVGTKTKWKMNEYRAVEEGGSSIIASLAPQPRSEYSLCRVYTKSGCIRSFDRRPSSSSSSSAAAAAATNIDAQRTPEVLPSLCVPASANRPPSYGDSSRRSEGQRGEDDLWLITDDECYSLQDWF, encoded by the exons ATGACCACTGTCCCGCCGGGGTATCGTTTCTACCCAACCGAAGAAGAATTGATTGGCTTCTATCTCCAGAACAAGCTGGAGAACAGAAGAGAGGACATGGAGCAGGTCATTCCTGTGGCTGATATGTATTGTTTCGATCCATGGCAGCTTCCTC CGATGTCAGGAGAGCCGTGCAGAGGAGACGGAGAGCAATGGTTCTTCTTCTGTCCGAGGCAGGAGCGAGAGGCGCGGGGAGGGCGGCCGACGCGCACCACGCCGTCGGGATACTGGAAGGCGACGGGGTCCCCGAGCCTCGTGTACTCGTCCGCCAACCGAGTCATGGGCGTGAAGAGGACCatggtgttccaccaagggagagCTCCCGTGGGAACCAAGACTAAGTGGAAGATGAACGAGTATAGAGCGGTGGAGGAAGGTGGGAGCAGCATTATTGCAAGTTTGGCTCCACAG CCTCGCAGCGAGTATAGCTTGTGTCGCGTGTACACCAAATCAGGGTGCATAAGATCATTCGATCGacgtccttcttcttcttcttcttcttctgctgctgctgctgctgcaactaATATCGATGCACAAAGAACGCCCGAGGTGCTGCCATCTCTTTGTGTTCCTGCTTCAGCAAACAGGCCTCCATCTTATGGCGATAGCTCTCGCCGTTCCGAGGGTCAACGAGGAGAGGATGACCTGTGGTTGATCACCGACGACGAATGCTACTCGTTGCAGGACTGGTTCTGA